One Dunckerocampus dactyliophorus isolate RoL2022-P2 chromosome 18, RoL_Ddac_1.1, whole genome shotgun sequence genomic region harbors:
- the cbx4 gene encoding E3 SUMO-protein ligase CBX4: MELPAAGEHVFAVEGIEKKRIRKGKIEYLVKWRGWSPKYNTWEPEENILDPRLLVAFQHRERQEQLMGYRKRGPKPKHLLLQVPSFARRSSIPAGFEDTSPDVEDCPKSDPIPVQRPQPQQYQLNSKKHHQYQPSSQEVPADQLTNSKKKYIYQLNSKKHHHYEPDPNMYDAQASRLKKVVKVQEADGKPANPGWNLPLALQQKWVRDKDTGCLSKVKELAVEVRKPAPKEAESEHALKPDPKDATLPSSVSSKMKIIKNKNKNGRIVIVMSKYMDSHKVHGAKGKHGESSSGEKTQSGGENNPAHRTKMVENGIPKEICSSSSLPAADHPQKCSPKDRHFFKPSPSTAEEYNTEVARGQADLPDDLPLQLTASSPSTSWPADANIPTPTIMDHIRIPAYPSSRKRKLSDSVDERSVSKSFLASRSLSVPSTGVGPPQDKPMDLHCRGRSSTYAYDPMDCGDQEEPIDLSCRKTKQQTESEIPPEPQPEPQPELKPQSEPQPELEPQPDPQPELEPQPEPQPELETQPEPQPELQQQPEPQSELQQPEPQPTVKDVREDTQKSTKAAPAEKICPFMGNIIITDITTNSLTVTFKEYVSF, from the exons ATGGAGCTCCCTGCCGCCGGGGAACACGTCTTTGCGGTGGAGGGCATCGAAAAGAAGCGCATTCGCAAG GGGAAGATTGAGTACCTGGTCAAGTGGCGGGGATGGTCTCCAAA ATACAACACATGGGagccagaggaaaacatccttGACCCCCGCCTCCTGGTTGCATTTCAACACAG GGAGAGGCAGGAGCAGCTGATGGGATATCGCAAACGAGGGCCGAAACCAAAACATCTTCTACTGCAG GTACCCTCATTTGCCCGGAGATCGAGCATCCCCGCAGGTTTTGAGGACACATCTCCAGATGTAGAAGACTGCCCCAAGTCCGATCCCATCCCCGTTCAGCGTCCCCAGCCCCAGCAATACCAGCTGAACAGCAAGAAGCACCACCAGTACCAGCCCAGCAGCCAGGAGGTCCCTGCAGACCAGCTCACTAACAGCAAGAAGAAGTACATCTACCAGCTGAACAGCAAAAAGCACCACCACTATGAGCCTGACCCTAATATGTATGACGCCCAGGCTTCAAGGCTCAAAAAGGTGGTCAAAGTTCAAGAAGCAGACGGTAAACCAGCCAACCCTGGCTGGAACCTGCCTCTGGCACTGCAGCAGAAATGGGTTCGTGACAAAGACACAGGCTGCTTGAGTAAAGTCAAAGAGCTAGCAGTGGAGGTCAGGAAACCTGCTCCCAAAGAGGCCGAAAGTGAACATGCCCTTAAGCCCGATCCTAAGGACGCAACCCTGCCCAGTTCTGTCAGCAGCAAAATGAAGATaatcaagaataaaaacaagaatGGACGTATTGTTATCGTCATGAGTAAGTACATGGACAGTCATAAAGTGCATGGAGCAAAGGGCAAACACGGGGAATCGTCAAGTGGAGAGAAAACCCAAAGTGGGGGCGAGAACAATCCAGCACACAGAACCAAAATGGTGGAGAACGGTATTCCCAAAGAGATATGCAGCAGTAGTTCCCTCCCTGCTGCAGATCACCCCCAAAAGTGTTCCCCGAAGGACAGACACTTCTTTAAACCATCACCAAGCACAGCAGAAGAATACAACACAGAAGTGGCTCGCGGCCAGGCGGACTTACCCGACGATCTACCCCTACAACTGACCGCCAGCTCGCCTTCTACGTCTTGGCCAGCTGACGCCAACATCCCCACCCCGACAATTATGGACCACATTAGGATTCCAGCTTATCCCAGCAGCCGGAAGAGAAAACTCTCCGACTCTGTGGATGAGAGGAGTGTTTCCAAGAGCTTTCTGGCTTCCAGAAGCCTCAGCGTTCCTAGCACTGGGGTCGGTCCACCTCAGGACAAACCTATGGACCTTCACTGTCGTGGACGTAGCAGCACATATGCATATGATCCAATGGACTGTGGAGACCAAGAGGAGCCCATTGATCTGAGCTGCCGAAAGACAAAGCAGCAGACTGAGTCAGAAATCCCACCTGAACCTCAGCCTGAGCCCCAACCTGAACTTAAACCTCAATCTGAGCCGCAACCTGAACTTGAACCACAACCCGACCCGCAGCCTGAACTTGAACCACAACCCGAACCTCAGCCTGAACTTGAAACACAACCCGAACCCCAGCCTGAACTTCAACAACAACCCGAACCCCAGTCTGAACTTCAACAACCTGAACCACAACCTACTGTCAAGGATGTAAGGGAAGATACACAGAAGTCGACTAAAGCAGCACCTGCTGAAAAGATCTGTCCTTTCATGGGAAATATCATCATCACGGACATCACGACAAATAGTCTGACTGTCACCTTCAAAGAGTATGTTTCTTTCTAA